The following are encoded in a window of Callospermophilus lateralis isolate mCalLat2 unplaced genomic scaffold, mCalLat2.hap1 Scaffold_113, whole genome shotgun sequence genomic DNA:
- the LOC143387054 gene encoding toll-like receptor 4 isoform X2, whose translation MIPPRSLAGTLIPGMAFLSCLRPESWEPCVEVEPNVTYQCMELNLSKIPNSIPSSVKNLDLSFNPLKSIESHSFSSFPELEVLDLSRCFTVEAWTSHLHFPGNPIQSLGAGAFHGLSSLRTLVAVETKLASLGNFPIEHLTNLEKLNVAHNLIHSFKLPEYFSNLPNLKHLDLSSNKIQNIFNMDLEALHKMALLNLSLDLSLNPIDFIQPGAFKKIRLHELILRSNFHSKNVMKTCIQGLAGLEVHRLVLGEFKNERNVEMVDKSVLEELCNLTIEEFRLAYIDNLARDVTDLLSCLANVSAMSLVSLILNRVEEISTGFNWQSLELVKCQFKQFPKIVLPSLKRFTCIANKDLDNFGELEAPRLEHLDLSRNNMSFKSCCSHYHFGTTSLKYLDLSFNGVITMTVNFMGLEQLEYLHFQYSTLKKINEFSVFLSLSKLHYLDISYTKIQVAFHGIFNGLVSLQILKMAGNSFEDNLLPDIFTIMRNLTYLDLSKCQLERVSEKAFDTLPELKFLNMSHNNLFLLDELAYKPLYSLEVLDCSFNSIKSSRGQELQHFPSNLTINLTQNVLACTCEHQHFLQWIKDQRRSLVEVEKLVCATPSDLQGMPALSFKNDTCQIKKAIISMSVLSVLVVSVIVFLVYKFYFHLMLFAGCKKYGRGESTYDAFVIYSSQDEDWVRNELVKNLEEGVPPFQLCLHYRDFIPGVAIAANIIQEGFHKSRKVIVVVSQHFIQSRWCIFEYEIAQTWQFLSSHAGIIFIVLQKVEKSLLRQQVELYRLLSRNTYLEWEDSILGCHIFWRRLRKALMDGKLWSPEATAEAGNNQQEATTCI comes from the exons ATGATACCTCCCCGGAGCCTGGCTGGGACTCTGATCCCAGGCATGGCCTTTCTCTCCTGCCTGAGACCCGAGAGCTGGGAGCCCTGCGTGGAG GTGGAGCCTAATGTTACGTACCAATGCATGGAGctgaatctctccaaaatccccaACAGCATCCCTTCCTCAGTCAAGAATCTGGACCTGAGTTTCAACCCCTTGAAGAGCATAGAAAGTCACAGCTTCTCCAGTTTCCCAGAACTGGAGGTGCTGGATTTATCCAG GTGTTTCACTGTGGAAGCTTGGACAAGCCACCTCCATTTTCCAg GAAATCCTATCCAGAGTTTAGGTGCAGGAGCCTTTCATGGACTATCAAGTTTAAGGACACTGGTGGCTGTGGAGACAAAATTGGCCTCTCTAGGAAATTTCCCTATTGAACATCTCACAAACTTGGAGAAGCTTAATGTGGCTCACAATCTTATTCATTCCTTCAAGTTACCTGAATATTTTTCTAACCTGCCAAACCTGAAGCACTTGGACCTCTCCAGTAacaagattcaaaatattttcaatatggaCTTGGAGGCTCTACACAAAATGGCCTTACTCAATCTCTCTTTAGACCTGTCTCTGAACCCAATAGATTTCATTCAACCCGGtgcctttaaaaaaattaggCTCCATGAACTGATTTTGAGAAGCAATTTTCATAGTAAAAATGTAATGAAAACATGTATTCAAGGTCTGGCTGGTTTAGAAGTTCATCGCTTGGTTCTGGgagaatttaaaaatgaaagaaatgtggAAATGGTTGATAAATCTGTCCTGGAAGAACTATGCAATTTGACCATTGAGGAATTCCGGTTAGCATATATAGATAATTTGGCAAGAGATGTTACTGACTTACTGAGTTGTTTGGCAAATGTTTCTGCAATGTCTCTGGTAAGCCTGATTTTGAATAGGGTAGAAGAAATTTCTACAGGCTTCAACTGGCAATCTTTAGAACTGGTAAAGTGTCAATTTAAACAATTTCCTAAGATAGTGCTCCCATCTCTCAAAAGATTTACTTGCATTGCCAACAAAGATTTAGACAATTTTGGAGAACTTGAAGCGCCAAGACTTGAGCATCTAGATCTCAGTAGAAACAACATGAGCTTTAAGAGTTGCTGTTCTCATTATCACTTTGGAACAACCAGTCTGAAGTACTTAGATCTGAGCTTCAATGGGGTTATTACAATGACTGTAAACTTCATGGGTTTAGAACAACTAGAATATCTGCATTTTCAGTATTCCACTTTGAAAAAGATCAACGAGTTTTCGGTATTCTTGTCGCTCAGCAAACTCCACTACCTTGATATTTCTTACACTAAAATCCAGGTGGCCTTCCATGGCATCTTCAATGGCTTGGTCAGTCTCCAGATCTTAAAAATGGCCGGCAATTCTTTTGAGGACAACCTCCTTCCAGATATCTTCACAATCATGAGAAACTTGACTTACCTGGATCTTTCCAAATGTCAACTGGAACGGGTGTCTGAGAAAGCCTTTGACACTCTCCCTGAACTTAAGTTCCTAAATATGAGTCACAACAACCTGTTTTTGTTGGATGAACTTGCTTATAAACCTCTCTACTCCCTCGAGGTTCTGGACTGCAGTTTTAATAGCATAAAATCTTCCAGAGGGCAAGAACTACAGCATTTTCCAAGTAATCTAACCATAAATCTTACTCAGAACGTACTTGCTTGTACTTGTGAACACCAGCATTTCCTGCAGTGGATAAAGGACCAGAGGAGATCCTTGGTGGAGGTTGAAAAACTGGTGTGTGCAACTCCTTCAGATCTACAGGGCATGCCTGCGCTGAGTTTTAAGAATGACACCTGTCAAATAAAGAAGGCCATTATCAGCATGTCTGTATTGAGTGTGCTGGTGGTATCTGTGATAGTGTTTCTGGTCTACAAgttctattttcacttgatgcttTTTGCTGGTTGCAAAAAGTATGGCAGAGGCGAAAGCACCTATGATGCTTTTGTGATCTACTCAAGCCAGGATGAGGATTGGGTGAGGAATGAATTGGTAAAGAATTTAGAAGAAGGGGTACCCCCCTTTCAGCTCTGCCTCCACTACAGAGACTTTATTCCTGGTGTGGCTATTGCAGCCAACATCATCCAGGAAGGTTTCCATAAAAGCCGGAAGGTCATAGTGGTGGTCTCTCAGCACTTCATCCAGAGCCGCTGGTGTATCTTTGAATATGAGATTGCTCAGACCTGGCAGTTCCTGAGCAGCCATGCTGGCATCATTTTCATCGTCCTGCAGAAGGTGGAGAAGTCCCTGCTCCGGCAGCAGGTGGAGTTGTACCGCCTACTCAGCAGGAACACTTACCTAGAATGGGAGGACAGCATCCTGGGGTGCCACATCTTCTGGAGAAGACTCAGAAAAGCCCTGATGGATGGAAAGCTATGGAGTCCAGAAGCAACAGCAGAGGCAGGAAACAACCAGCAGGAAGCCACAACATGTATATGa
- the LOC143387054 gene encoding toll-like receptor 4 isoform X1: MIPPRSLAGTLIPGMAFLSCLRPESWEPCVEVEPNVTYQCMELNLSKIPNSIPSSVKNLDLSFNPLKSIESHSFSSFPELEVLDLSRCEIQTIEDDASEGLYNLSTLILTGNPIQSLGAGAFHGLSSLRTLVAVETKLASLGNFPIEHLTNLEKLNVAHNLIHSFKLPEYFSNLPNLKHLDLSSNKIQNIFNMDLEALHKMALLNLSLDLSLNPIDFIQPGAFKKIRLHELILRSNFHSKNVMKTCIQGLAGLEVHRLVLGEFKNERNVEMVDKSVLEELCNLTIEEFRLAYIDNLARDVTDLLSCLANVSAMSLVSLILNRVEEISTGFNWQSLELVKCQFKQFPKIVLPSLKRFTCIANKDLDNFGELEAPRLEHLDLSRNNMSFKSCCSHYHFGTTSLKYLDLSFNGVITMTVNFMGLEQLEYLHFQYSTLKKINEFSVFLSLSKLHYLDISYTKIQVAFHGIFNGLVSLQILKMAGNSFEDNLLPDIFTIMRNLTYLDLSKCQLERVSEKAFDTLPELKFLNMSHNNLFLLDELAYKPLYSLEVLDCSFNSIKSSRGQELQHFPSNLTINLTQNVLACTCEHQHFLQWIKDQRRSLVEVEKLVCATPSDLQGMPALSFKNDTCQIKKAIISMSVLSVLVVSVIVFLVYKFYFHLMLFAGCKKYGRGESTYDAFVIYSSQDEDWVRNELVKNLEEGVPPFQLCLHYRDFIPGVAIAANIIQEGFHKSRKVIVVVSQHFIQSRWCIFEYEIAQTWQFLSSHAGIIFIVLQKVEKSLLRQQVELYRLLSRNTYLEWEDSILGCHIFWRRLRKALMDGKLWSPEATAEAGNNQQEATTCI; encoded by the exons ATGATACCTCCCCGGAGCCTGGCTGGGACTCTGATCCCAGGCATGGCCTTTCTCTCCTGCCTGAGACCCGAGAGCTGGGAGCCCTGCGTGGAG GTGGAGCCTAATGTTACGTACCAATGCATGGAGctgaatctctccaaaatccccaACAGCATCCCTTCCTCAGTCAAGAATCTGGACCTGAGTTTCAACCCCTTGAAGAGCATAGAAAGTCACAGCTTCTCCAGTTTCCCAGAACTGGAGGTGCTGGATTTATCCAG GTGTGAAATTCAGACTATTGAAGATGATGCATCTGAGGGCTTATACAACCTTTCTACCTTGATATTGACAGGAAATCCTATCCAGAGTTTAGGTGCAGGAGCCTTTCATGGACTATCAAGTTTAAGGACACTGGTGGCTGTGGAGACAAAATTGGCCTCTCTAGGAAATTTCCCTATTGAACATCTCACAAACTTGGAGAAGCTTAATGTGGCTCACAATCTTATTCATTCCTTCAAGTTACCTGAATATTTTTCTAACCTGCCAAACCTGAAGCACTTGGACCTCTCCAGTAacaagattcaaaatattttcaatatggaCTTGGAGGCTCTACACAAAATGGCCTTACTCAATCTCTCTTTAGACCTGTCTCTGAACCCAATAGATTTCATTCAACCCGGtgcctttaaaaaaattaggCTCCATGAACTGATTTTGAGAAGCAATTTTCATAGTAAAAATGTAATGAAAACATGTATTCAAGGTCTGGCTGGTTTAGAAGTTCATCGCTTGGTTCTGGgagaatttaaaaatgaaagaaatgtggAAATGGTTGATAAATCTGTCCTGGAAGAACTATGCAATTTGACCATTGAGGAATTCCGGTTAGCATATATAGATAATTTGGCAAGAGATGTTACTGACTTACTGAGTTGTTTGGCAAATGTTTCTGCAATGTCTCTGGTAAGCCTGATTTTGAATAGGGTAGAAGAAATTTCTACAGGCTTCAACTGGCAATCTTTAGAACTGGTAAAGTGTCAATTTAAACAATTTCCTAAGATAGTGCTCCCATCTCTCAAAAGATTTACTTGCATTGCCAACAAAGATTTAGACAATTTTGGAGAACTTGAAGCGCCAAGACTTGAGCATCTAGATCTCAGTAGAAACAACATGAGCTTTAAGAGTTGCTGTTCTCATTATCACTTTGGAACAACCAGTCTGAAGTACTTAGATCTGAGCTTCAATGGGGTTATTACAATGACTGTAAACTTCATGGGTTTAGAACAACTAGAATATCTGCATTTTCAGTATTCCACTTTGAAAAAGATCAACGAGTTTTCGGTATTCTTGTCGCTCAGCAAACTCCACTACCTTGATATTTCTTACACTAAAATCCAGGTGGCCTTCCATGGCATCTTCAATGGCTTGGTCAGTCTCCAGATCTTAAAAATGGCCGGCAATTCTTTTGAGGACAACCTCCTTCCAGATATCTTCACAATCATGAGAAACTTGACTTACCTGGATCTTTCCAAATGTCAACTGGAACGGGTGTCTGAGAAAGCCTTTGACACTCTCCCTGAACTTAAGTTCCTAAATATGAGTCACAACAACCTGTTTTTGTTGGATGAACTTGCTTATAAACCTCTCTACTCCCTCGAGGTTCTGGACTGCAGTTTTAATAGCATAAAATCTTCCAGAGGGCAAGAACTACAGCATTTTCCAAGTAATCTAACCATAAATCTTACTCAGAACGTACTTGCTTGTACTTGTGAACACCAGCATTTCCTGCAGTGGATAAAGGACCAGAGGAGATCCTTGGTGGAGGTTGAAAAACTGGTGTGTGCAACTCCTTCAGATCTACAGGGCATGCCTGCGCTGAGTTTTAAGAATGACACCTGTCAAATAAAGAAGGCCATTATCAGCATGTCTGTATTGAGTGTGCTGGTGGTATCTGTGATAGTGTTTCTGGTCTACAAgttctattttcacttgatgcttTTTGCTGGTTGCAAAAAGTATGGCAGAGGCGAAAGCACCTATGATGCTTTTGTGATCTACTCAAGCCAGGATGAGGATTGGGTGAGGAATGAATTGGTAAAGAATTTAGAAGAAGGGGTACCCCCCTTTCAGCTCTGCCTCCACTACAGAGACTTTATTCCTGGTGTGGCTATTGCAGCCAACATCATCCAGGAAGGTTTCCATAAAAGCCGGAAGGTCATAGTGGTGGTCTCTCAGCACTTCATCCAGAGCCGCTGGTGTATCTTTGAATATGAGATTGCTCAGACCTGGCAGTTCCTGAGCAGCCATGCTGGCATCATTTTCATCGTCCTGCAGAAGGTGGAGAAGTCCCTGCTCCGGCAGCAGGTGGAGTTGTACCGCCTACTCAGCAGGAACACTTACCTAGAATGGGAGGACAGCATCCTGGGGTGCCACATCTTCTGGAGAAGACTCAGAAAAGCCCTGATGGATGGAAAGCTATGGAGTCCAGAAGCAACAGCAGAGGCAGGAAACAACCAGCAGGAAGCCACAACATGTATATGa